In Rhipicephalus microplus isolate Deutch F79 chromosome 9, USDA_Rmic, whole genome shotgun sequence, one genomic interval encodes:
- the LOC119164660 gene encoding E3 ubiquitin-protein ligase RING1 → MTSNATASSSTGKWRLSIYEEQRTPQEAIADITEAAVHADSVRNEFTCAVCIGLLKDTVRECGHRFCEKCITTALERGNQMSPLCRTKIESERSLLHDRRMDAMITALFLNKEEHYATRLGHSAV, encoded by the coding sequence ATGACATCGAACGCCACAGCAAGTTCTTCTACCGGGAAGTGGCGTCTGAGTATCTACGAAGAACAGCGGACGCCTCAAGAAGCCATCGCGGACATCACTGAGGCAGCTGTGCATGCCGATAGCGTTCGTAACGAATTCACGTGCGCTGTGTGCATCGGCCTGCTCAAGGACACCGTCAGGGAGTGCGGGCATCGCTTCTGCGAGAAGTGCATCACTACGGCTCTGGAGAGGGGCAACCAAATGAGCCCCTTGTGTCGTACCAAGATCGAGTCTGAGCGATCGCTGCTGCATGATCGTCGCATGGACGCTATGATCACTGCTCTCTTCTTGAACAAAGAGGAACATTACGCTACCCGCTTGGGCCATTCGGCTGTGTGA